Within Dysosmobacter sp. Marseille-Q4140, the genomic segment AGAAGATTGCCCAGGCCGGCGTGAAGTATTACATCGAGGTGGCCAACATGCCCACCACCAACGACGCGCTGAAGTTCCTGATGGACCAGCCCGGCGTCATCGTGGCGCCCAGCAAGGCCGTCAACGCCGGCGGCGTGGCGACCTCCGCCCTGGAGATGGCCCAGAACAGCGAGCGGCTGGTGTGGACCGCCGAGGAAGTCGACAAGCAGCTCAAGCAGATCATGAACACCATCTATCAGATGAGCGTGGACGCCGCCGAGAAATACGGCCTGGGCTATAACCTGGTGGCCGGCGCCAACATCGCGGGCTTCCAGAGAGTGGCCGACGCCATGATGGCCCAGGGCATCTTCTGATCGGGATGAAAACAGATGGAATCCTGGTTGTTTACAGCAAAGCAAAAGATACCAATGGTATCACCCCTAAATGCTTCCGGAAATTTTTTGTTATGATTCGTTTTATTGATACATTTCCCCACCACGCGGTGCAGCAGGGGCCGTGCATGGAAAATTGCCTGAACCGAAAACAGCTCTTGACATTCTCCCAATAGCAAGCTGCGATCACGACAGCAAGATTGCTTTTTGTGGAAAGAGTCCCCGGCTCCGCCTGATGAGCGGAGCTGGGGACTTGACCAATGCGATGACCAATATCCGGATATCAGCGGGGGGACACAGCGGACAACGACCTCTTGCCTGTTATGAAAAAACGGAGCAAACCCTGCCGGAAAGGGCCTGATGGCAGATATTTGATGTCCAAACGGATCTTCACACGCAGCAGGCCGCTGGCTTGAGTACGGTAGTCTCCGTCAAAAAATTCCTGATTTTGAAAAATGCATACTTTTGCTTTGCTTTTCAGAGAAATAGATGTTCTGGCAGTCTTTCTCCCCGAGAAGTATCTTCCGGGCCGTCGCGCCCCTCCCTTCCTCGTGCTTGACTGAGCAAAAATAAACTGCTATAATTTATATCGCGTTGGGAACGCTTCGTTTGGTACATTATCGCTAACAAGTGTATGCTTGTTGGCGATTTTTCTTTTTGTGTCGATCCTGTGCAAGGAGGAATGCTGCAGTGAGCCAGACAACGTCCGCTCATAACGAGATTTTACAAGGTCCCATCTTATCCCCGCTGATCCGGTTTGCTCTGCCCCTGATGCTCTCGCTGCTGCTCCAGGCGCTTTACGGAGCCGTGGATCTTGCCGTAGTGGGAAAATTCTCCTCCACGGCCAGCACTGCGGCTGTGGCCACCGGCAGCCAGATGATGCAGTCCGTCACGTCTTTGGTCACCGGTTTGACCATGGGCGTGACCATTCTGGTGGGAAAGGCTGTGGGAGCTGGTGATTTCCAGCAGGCAGGGCGGATCGCCGCCGGACAGATCAAACTTTTTTCGGCAGCGGCAATCCTTCTGACCGGGCTGGTTACTGTTTTTGCGCCTCTTAGCTGGCCGATGGATGAACGTCCCTGCCAACGCCTTGGAGCAGACGATCGCCTATATCCGCATCTGCGCCGGGGGTATGGTGTTTATCACGGCCTACAATGGCATCAGCGGCATCTTCCGCGGACTGGGCAACTCCAAAAGCCCTCTGCTGTTCGTCCTGATCGCCTGCATCGTCAATGTGTTCCTGGACCTTCTTCTGGTGGGCGTTTTCCATATGGATGCCGCCGGTGCCGCGCTGGCCACAGTGGCCGCCCAGGCATGCAGCGTCCTGTTCTCCGCTCTCTATATCCGGCGCCGTCCGCTCCCCTTTGTCCTCACCCGGGAGAGCTTTCGTGCCCGCGGCTGCGTTCTGCGGATCGCCGCCCTGGGCGCGCCGATCGCCCTGCAGGATTTTCTGGTAAACATCTCCTTTTTGATGATCACCAGCATCGTCAACCGCCTGGGCGTGGCAGAGTCTGCCGGCATCGGCATTTCAGAGAAGCTTTTCGTATTCCTCTCCATCATCCCCATGGCGTTCATGTCTGCCCTTTCCACTTTTGTGGCCCAAAACATGGGGGCCGGGCAGCCTGAGCGTGCCAGAAAATCCCTGCTGATTGCCCGCCGCATCTCTGTGGTATTTGGTGCTGGCATCTTTCTGCTCACCTTCTTCGGCGGAGGCCTGCTGGCTGCAATCTTTGAAAACGACCCAGCCGTCATTGCCGCCACCGCTGCCTATCTCAGAGGCAGCTCCCTGGAATATCTGCTCACTCCCGCCATCTTCTGTACGCTGGGGTACTTCAATGGTATGGAACGCACACCGTTCGTTATGATCCAGGGCCTGGCCTCCGCTTTTCTGGTGCGGGTTCCCCTATCCTATCTTCTCAGCCTGATGCCCGGTGCAGATATGCTGGTCATCAGTCTGGCAGTCCCAATCTCCGCCGTGGTGAATCTGCTGGCCTGCCTGATCTACGACCGGCATCTGCGCCGCAGCCTCTCCCCTTGCTGATCGCATCAAAAACGAAAGTGCACGCCATTTGTTATGCAGCATGTCGGGCTGCTTGGCAAATGGCGTGCAATTCATTTTCGGGATACGATTGCGGGTCCTCGGTGCGGGAAGCCCCTTGGGCCGGGGAGCTGCGCGCACGAGCCGCATGGGCACAGCTTGTCTGATGCCGAGGAACGCCGCAAATCACAGATCCGCAAAAGCAGACCAATTGCTAAGGGCGCCTGTTTGGCTTTTTTACTCTTTTATATCTCCATCATCGCCTTGCTGCGCCGGCAAATCCGCATCTCCGATAAAGCCGTTTCCGGCGGTGCAGATCCACTCGGGGTGGTGCTGCAGGACCTGCAGGCCATAGATGTGGCTTTGCAGAAAGCTGTTGATCCTGCTGACCATTTTCTCCGGCGTATCAGGAAAGAGGTCCAGCAGCCAAGCCTCTATAATGCCGCCCAGCGCGCTCACAAAGAGCGGGATGCCATCCGGATCCAGGTCGAGCTCCAGCCGCTGGGCCATTTTTTTCAGTTCCTTGCTGAAAATCCCCTCCAGGTCGGCCCCGAAAAAGCGCTTGAGCGCGTCGTGGCCTGAGGAGCGCAGGGCGCACAGGCACACGGCCTTGTTTTCCTGCAGATAGTGGAACAGCTGCAGCAGCCCCTCCTGCCAGAGGAGCGCGCCCTCCTGCTGCTGCAGAAGAGAGAGGGCCTCCTCCTGAAACATCCATCGCACCAGGGCATAGATATCCTCAAAATGATAATAAAAGGCGCGGCGCTGCATGCCGCACGCCTCTGTGAGCTCCTGAATGGTGATCTGCTCCAGGGGCTTTTTTGCCATCTTCTCCTTGAGTGCGGCGGCCAGATTTCGTTTTGTACGCTCCGAGGCGCTGTTTGCCATCGTTTTCACCTCAGACAGAACCGGGATTTTGTGGCTAGTATAACAAGTCTTGAAAAAAAGCGCAAGCCTCCGGCCGTTTTTAAAAGACGCGGCTTTTCTGCGGCAGATATGCCGAAGTGTGAAAAATGACACAGTTTCTCCCCTTTGTGTATTGAGGAGTCCTGCCGGTTTCTCTATCTTTTGTGATGTGCCTGCGGGCTTCGGCGGGAGAGGTATGAGATCGGAACAAAAATCGGGTGTGTG encodes:
- a CDS encoding polysaccharide biosynthesis C-terminal domain-containing protein, whose protein sequence is MNVPANALEQTIAYIRICAGGMVFITAYNGISGIFRGLGNSKSPLLFVLIACIVNVFLDLLLVGVFHMDAAGAALATVAAQACSVLFSALYIRRRPLPFVLTRESFRARGCVLRIAALGAPIALQDFLVNISFLMITSIVNRLGVAESAGIGISEKLFVFLSIIPMAFMSALSTFVAQNMGAGQPERARKSLLIARRISVVFGAGIFLLTFFGGGLLAAIFENDPAVIAATAAYLRGSSLEYLLTPAIFCTLGYFNGMERTPFVMIQGLASAFLVRVPLSYLLSLMPGADMLVISLAVPISAVVNLLACLIYDRHLRRSLSPC
- a CDS encoding TetR/AcrR family transcriptional regulator C-terminal domain-containing protein yields the protein MANSASERTKRNLAAALKEKMAKKPLEQITIQELTEACGMQRRAFYYHFEDIYALVRWMFQEEALSLLQQQEGALLWQEGLLQLFHYLQENKAVCLCALRSSGHDALKRFFGADLEGIFSKELKKMAQRLELDLDPDGIPLFVSALGGIIEAWLLDLFPDTPEKMVSRINSFLQSHIYGLQVLQHHPEWICTAGNGFIGDADLPAQQGDDGDIKE